Below is a genomic region from Erigeron canadensis isolate Cc75 chromosome 7, C_canadensis_v1, whole genome shotgun sequence.
TGATCTGATCATCGATGGTGGGAGTTGTGCTAATGCTGCTTCTACTTACATGGTAGAGAAATTGGAGTTGCCAACAGTAAAGCATCCCCGTCCATACAAGTTGCAATGGCTAAGTGAAGGATCTGAGGTAAAAGTCAATCGACAAGTTActattcctttttccattgGATCTGTTAATGAAGATAAAAATGTCTGTGATGTTGTCCCtatgtatttcataatggtcgtgcaaactcttattcattatttgtaagtGGGAAGAAGGTCGCTTTGACTTCTCTGAAAGCTAGTGAGTTACTGAAAATCAATAAGAAAGACCAGCCCAAGCCTTTATTTATGTCAcaaactgaagttgaagaagagttaACTGGAGGCTCTCCAGTTATGATGTTACTGGTGCTAGAGCGTACTAGAGAAAAGGAGCTCACTGGAGTCCCCAGTCTCCTAAAGTCTTTATTGAAGGAATTCACTGATGTTTTTCCAAAAGACTTACATGAAGGGTTACCGGCAGTAAGAGGTATTGAACACCAGATTGACCTGGTTCTAGGGTCAGTTCTTCCAAACAAAGCTGCTTAAAGATGTTCACCAACTGAAGCAAAAGAGTTGCAAAGACAAGTAGATGAGTTGGTTGCCAAAGGTTATGTGAGAGCCCGTATGAGGCCTTGCTCAGTTCCAGCTCTCCTGGTCCCAAAAAAGTATGGTTCGATGAGAATGTGTGTTGACAGTAgagccataaataatataactattaagtatagatatcccattcccagattggatgatatgcttgatgagttaCATGGCTCCAGTGTGTTTTCTAAAATTGATCTTAGAAGTGGTTATCACCAGATCAGAATGAAAGATGGAAATGAGTGGAAGActgctttcaaaatcaaaggaggcctttatgaatggttagtaatgccttttggtttatctaATGCTCCCAGTACTTTCATGAGACTGATGAATGATGTTCTTAGATCACTTATTGGtcagtttgttgttgtttactttGATGATATTCTGGTATATTCAAAATCTGAAGCTGAACATGTTAATCATCTGAGAAGTGTGTTTGATTTACTGAGAAGACACTAGTTGTATGGTAAACTGGAGAAACGTGACTTTATGGTAGAAAGTGTAATATTTCTTGGTTATGTGGTGTTTAAAGAAGGTATTTCCATGGATCCTTCAAAGGTGGAAGCCATTAGATCATGGCCAGTTCCAACAACAATCACTGAAGTAAGAAGTTTTTATGGACTAGCATCTTTTTATAGAAGGTTTATCAAGAATTTCTCTACAGTAATGGCTCCAATCACTGACTGTCTGAAGAAAGGTGTATTTGACTGGCCAAGTTCAGCCCAGTTAGCATTTGAATCACTGAAGGAAAAGCTCAGTTCAGCTCCAGTATTATCTTTGCCAGATTTTGATCAGTTATTTGAGTTAGAGTGTGACGCCAGTGGTGTGGGTATTGGTGCAGTTCTAGTGCAAGTAGGGCGTCCAGTTGCATATTTAAGTGAAAAACTTAATGGCTCAAAACTGAAGTATAACACTTATGATAAAGAGTAGTATGCAATTATTCGTGCAATCACTCACTGGTCACATTATCTGAAgccaaaacagtttgttttattttctgacCACGAAGCACTGAAGTTCATTAATGGACAACACAAGCTTAATGCCAGACATGCAAAATGGGTGGAGTTTTTGCAATCTTATTCgtttgtttcaaaacataaggTTCGAGTGGCTAACGTTGTTGCTGATGCACTCTCCAGACAATACTCATTATTGTCCATTCTGGAAGCAagagttcttggattttctttcatGAAGGAGTTGTATGCTGCTAATCCAGACTATTCCGATCGTCTCACTGAAGCTCACCAGAAAGGACCATTTATTGTTCAAGAtggtttcttatttaaaaatggtaaattgTGTATACCAAGGGGTTCTATTTGTGATCTATTGATAAGGGAAGCACATGGAGGAGGTTTAACTAGCCATTTTGGCATTAACAAGGCTGGAGAGATCCTCACTGAACACTTCTACTGGCCAAGTTTACTAAAGGATGTTCAGAATATTATCAGTCGTTGTCCAACTTGTCACTAGGCGAAGGCAACTTTTCACAAGGGTTTGTATACTCCTCTTCTAGTTCCAAATCAACCATGGGAAGATCTTAGCATGGATTTTATTGTTGCACTGCCTAGGACTCAATGGGGAAAAGATTCAATAATGGTGGTTGTTAACCGTTTTTCGAAGATGGCTCATTTTACTGCTTGCCATACTACAAATGATGCTTCAACAGTggcaaatttatttattaaggaAATTGTTCGCTTGCATGGGATTCCAAAGACGATTGTTTCAGATAGAGATGTGAAATTTCTAAGTTATTTCTGGAAGACATTATGGAGATTGATGGGTACCAGGTTAATGTTCAGTACATCTCATCACCCTCAAActgatggacaaactgaagttACAAATAGAACGATTGGTATGCTGTTGAGAACACTGGTGAAGAAGACGATGAAAGATTGGGATCTGAAGTTAGCTCATGAAGAGTTTGCCTTCAACAGAGCTCCTAATTATTCTACCAGTAAATCCCCATTTGAAATCTGTTATGGTGTCAATCCACTGCCTTCAACCAAAATCAAGTATTGAAGTTGAGGCCAGAgcaaaagaaatcaagaaaatcacCAGGAAGTGAAGGCCAAAATTGAGAAAACTAATGTTGAATACAAGGCAAGAGCAAAAAAGCATAGGAAGCAGTCCAGTTTTACTCCAGGTGATTTAGTTTGGGTACATCTGAGAAAAGAAAGATTTCCATCAAGGAGAAAGAACAAGTTAATGCCTAAAGTTGAAGGACCATTCAAGATTTTAGAGAATTATGGTGAAAATGCTTACAAGGTTGAGTTACCTAGAGATACATCAGTATCAAGTACTTTTAATGTGGGTGATCTGATGCCTTATCTGAAAGATGAGTACCTCGAAGACTTGAGCACAAGTCTTTCTTTAGAAGGGGAGACTAATGTAGAGGTGTCCAGGTTCACTGAACTAGAGAAACCAACTGAGCTGAAGAAGTTAAGTGAAGTGGAGAAAACTGGCCAGATAATGCCATCAGAACAAACAATGTTGATTCTGCCAGCTGTCGCCCATTTTAGACAAGTATTTACTAAACCAGCCCAGTCACCAGTTGTAACATTACTCTAGTGGCAAGGGTCTCCAGATGTTACAAGTAATGATCTAGTAACACTTTCCAGAAGTCCACCAGAGGAGTTTTCAGAAGCTCTCCAGTGACCAACTCCAGTCCAGTCTACTGAAAGGCGCTCTAGATGAAATCTCCAGTGGAGTGCCAGATTGTAATTCCAGTTTTCCAATAAAGTCTGTCTCGTATGGTGGGGACCAATAAAGAAAGAATGACAGCTGTTGAAAGGAAGGAAGGTGTGACAACGTTAATTCTAACGGTTTGAGGTCCCATTTGCAGAAGGAATCTTTCTAAAAGTTTTGTGTGTATTAGTGGTTATCCCCATGATAAAATttagtggttgtcctttgcCCAAGACACctttctattattttattattatttcgataACTCCTAAGAAATAGTATTATCTATAAATAGAGATTGTATTTCTCATTGCAAGTTAGATTAttttgttgaatgaaattaatagagcagcctctatttcttatcaaaaatcttcatttacctttatagatctttgatcttggtgatttggagtgatccctttatctatatttgtggtggttcgtcctttatcaaatatagtgatgagatcttaaatcttcgattcctttatctgtgtttgtggtggctagaactttatcaaacatagtagTGGGTTGGAGTATTTCCTTTATgcttgattccggtggcttggcctttacaaatcttggtggtggattcttttatctatcatttttattttactgtcttgtttttgttgtttatttcataaaaaaaacctgaaaataccaaaaatagtttGTCGAGTTGTCATTGAATTCCGCTGTGCTTGAGTTATtgcgtgttttacgcatcactattcctttttccattggatctgtttatgaagataaaattatttgtgacgttgttcctatggatgcttgtcatattttgTTGGGTAGACCATGGTTATTTGAcaattatgtatttcataatggtcgtgcaaacttttattcattatttgtgGGTGGTAAGAAGGTCACTTTGACTTTTGTGAAACCCAACGAGTCACTGAAAGTTAATAAGAAAGACCAGCCTAGCAAGTCTTTATTTATGTCCCAAactgaagttgaggaagagTTAACTGGAGGCTCTCCAGTTATGATGTTACTGGTGCTTGAACGTACTGAAGACAAGGAGTTCACTGGAATCCCCAGTCTCCTGAAGTCTTTACTGAAGGAATTCACTGATGTTTTCCCAAAAGACCCACCTGAAGGTTTACCGCTAGTTAGAGGTATAGAACACCAGAATGACCTGGTTCCAGGTTCAGTTCTTCCTAATAAAGTTGCTGAATAGGAAGAACTGAACCTGGAACCAAGTCAATCTGGTGTTCTATACCTCTAACTAGCGGTAAAGTTACTTTCAGATGTTCACCACTTGAAGCAAAAGAATTGCAAAGGCAAGTAGATGAGTTGGTTGCTAAGGGTTACGTGAGAGCAAGTATGAGTCCTTGTTCAGTCCCAGCTCTCCTGGTtccaaagaaagatggttcaATGAGAATGTGTATTGATAGTAgagccataaataatataactattaagtataAATATCCCATTCCCAGATTGGATGATATGCATGATGAGTTACATGGCTCCAGTGTGTTTTCTAAAATTGATCTCAGAAGTGGTTATCACCAGATTTGAATGAAAGATAAAGATGAGTGGAAGACTGCTTTCAAAATTAAAGGAGGCCTTTGTGAATGGTTAGTAATGCCTTTCGGTTAATCTAATGCTCCCAGTACTTTCATGAGACTGATGAATGAATTTCTTAGACCACTAGTTGTTTACTTTGATGATATTCTTGTTTATTCAAAAGCTGAAGCTGAGCATGTTGATCATTTAAGAAAAGTATTTGAATTACTAAGGACACACCAGTTGTATGGTAAACTAGAAAAGTGTGATTTTATGGTGGAAAGTGTAATTTTTCTTGGATATGTGGTGTCAAAAGAAGGTATTTCCATGGATCCTTCCAAGGTAGAAGCCATCAGGTCGTGGCCAGTTCCTACTAGAATCACTGAAGTACGAAGTTTTCATTGACTGACATCTTTTTATAGAAGATTTATCAAGAACTTATCTACAGTTGTGGCTCCAAATACTGATTGTCTGAAGATAGGTGTGTTTGACTGGCCAAGTTCAACCCAGTTGGCATTTTAGTCACTGGAGGAAAAGCTCAGTTCAGCTCCAGTTCTATCTTTACCAGATTTTGATCAGTTGTTTGAGTTAGAGTGTGACACCAGTGGTGTGGGTATTGGTGCAGTTCTGGTATAAGAAGGGTGTCCAGTGgcatatttttgttaaaaacttaatgGCTCAAAACTGAAGTATAGCACTTATGACAGAATTTTATGCCATAATTCGTGCTATCACTCATTGGTCACATTCTCTGAAGccaaaatattttgtttttttctctgACCATGAAGCACTGAAATTTATTAATGGTCAACACCAGCTTAATGCCAGACATGCAATATGGGTGGAATTTTTGCAGTCTTAATCGTTTGTTTCTAAACATAAAGCTGGAATAGCAAATGTTGTCGCTG
It encodes:
- the LOC122609025 gene encoding uncharacterized protein LOC122609025, translated to MVEKLELPTVKHPRPYKLQWLSEGSEVKVNRQVTIPFSIGSVNEDKNVCDVVPIGKKVALTSLKASELLKINKKDQPKPLFMSQTEVEEELTGGSPVMMLLVLERTREKELTGVPSLLKSLLKEFTDVFPKDLHEGLPAVRGIEHQIDLVLGSVLPNKAA